From one Planococcus citri chromosome 3, ihPlaCitr1.1, whole genome shotgun sequence genomic stretch:
- the Larp4B gene encoding la-related protein 4 isoform X1, with amino-acid sequence MFIKKDQESGYAHMNGDVGKIPAGHQMYPTTHEHYNMSVVGGTPAGDYGLVMNGIESSESHGEHQSTTTSSRGSSSSNAANMNYNADSAAFHPDTGIPLDKLKQMLSTQLEYYFSRENLANDTYLLSQMDNDQYVPIWTVANFNQVKRLTKDIKLITEVLRESPNVQVDEEGLKVRPNHKRCIVILREIPDSTPIEDVKGIFSGENCPKLVSCEFAHNNSWYVTFENDDDAQRAYRYLREEVREFQGKPIMARIKAKPMNRLPISSVPSAVVNMKNGYRTPPGTATPVGAPAPAASAVFEPAPSYQPPPPPPPHTSHQRFLYTNSSTLPPAINYANQLQIYAFQQQPFYHPSMLPHWGPTGQAYFDIGSVFPVNGLAQPTSFTKAQNPRYAARTSSRLVSSTRSKARQNSDYRNSISENSLTSSPVGSRPNTKSSSSGGGGGSGGIVNSNSGSSNTSSSTGNQKTHADASRNGTTSNGPTSSESSHLPNKNSPDSNPSTSTASQQRVAVTSNSQDCTQQYIQSKDAALPPRRRKKEDDTSHNNNHITSRTAEGGRSSGHKFDLEADAFPPLPAHIVETPSSVSTSTPANSTVIPDQSDNHLNDEPQQLTWENGIVPVNNATAGYKSKTEDTLNSNGVLTEDTEESSQFLQKSGTNASSQMQINYKSGSKTDVSSTTKRTQGSADFSTITSSSSSSSTLSSSNASKSNSYANSSNSNSSSSSSGGAGSTVSAGSGAGKLNGCSTNATSACPNQKAVASGSVNGTATSFSSAASGGGASGSNSSSTGSSQVPKGVPPVCPANANSETSSSGQRLSYAQVAQHHKEKSEIEKLQQNAASATAAPVTAATTPAAATSNATASATSPPATAAAAVNSHPVTNSANTNSQPSPSASKTTHVAGVSNSTNATSFVDNEKKDGVHTQSTKQGANNGGSQRERSGRGSRQNQTTSEREREKDHPPGKNSRRERREHGSKFSQTS; translated from the exons ATTAGTGATGAATGGCATTGAGTCTTCAGAATCGCACGGAGAGCATCAATCGACAACGACATCATCCAGAGGATCCAGCAGTAGTAACGCCGCCAATATGAATTATAATGCAGATAGCGCGGCGTTTCATCCGGATACCGGCATTCCACTCGACAAATTAAAACAAATGCTTTCAACTCAACTAGAGTATTATTTTTCTAG GGAAAATCTTGCGAACGATACGTACCTTCTATCGCAAATGGACAATGACCAATACGTTCCAATCTGGACAGTTGCAAATTTCAATCAAGTTAAACGTTTgacgaaagatatcaaattgatAACTGAAGTACTCAGAG AATCACCAAACGTGCAAGTGGACGAAGAGGGACTCAAAGTACGACCAAATCATAAACGATGTATCGTAATTTTACGAGAAATACCTGATAGTACTCCTATAGAAGATGTTAAG GGTATATTTTCTGGCGAAAATTGCCCGAAATTAGTATCTTGCGAATTCGCTCATAATAATTCGTGGTATGTCACGTTCGAAAACGACGACGATGCGCAGAGAGCTTACAGATATTTAAGAGAAGAAGTACGCGAATTTCAG GGTAAACCGATAATGGCACGTATCAAAGCCAAACCAATGAACAGACTACCAATAAGTTCGGTGCCTAGTGCGGTAGTTAATATGAAGAACGGCTATCGTACGCCGCCCGGTACCGCAACTCCTGTCGGTGCTCCAGCACCGGCGGCTAGCGCCGTTTTTGAGCCGGCTCCGTCTTACCagccaccgccaccgccgccgcctcATACATCACATCAGAGATTTCTGTATACCAACAGCAGCACGCTCCCTCCTGCCATTAATTACGCTAACCAGTTGCAGATTTAC GCCTTCCAGCAACAACCTTTTTATCATCCTAGTATGCTGCCACATTGGGGACCTACCGGTCAAGCGTATTTCGATATTGGTAGCGTATTTCCAGTTAATGGGCTCGCCCAACCAACGTCTTTCACTAAAGCTCAAAATCCTCGGTATGCTGCTAGAACCAGCAGTAGGTTGGTATC CAGTACTAGAAGTAAAGCACGTCAAAATAGTGATTATAGAAACAGCATATCGGAAAATAGCCTTACTTCCAGCCCGGTAGGGTCCAGACCAAATACCAAATCTTCATCGAGtggcggcggcggtggcagcGGAGGCATCGTGAATAGCAACAGTGGAAGCTCGAACACTTCGTCGTCGACTGGTAACCAAAAAACGCACGCGGATGCGTCGCGAAATGGTACCACGTCAAACGGACCGACGTCGTCTGAAAGCAGCCATCTTCCGAATAAAAATTCTCCCGATTCGAATCCTTCCACTAGCACAGCATCTCAGCAACGAGTGGCTGTGACTTCAAATTCTCAAGACTGCACTCAACAGTATATCCAATCAAAGGATGCTGCCTTACCGCCAAG GCGTAGAAAAAAAGAAGATGATACGAGTCACAATAACAATCACATTACTAGTAGGACTGCGGAAGGCGGTAGATCTTCTGGCCATAAATTCGATTTGGAAGCCGACGCATTTCCTCCTTTACCAGCTCACATTGTTGAGACTCCTTCATCCGTTTCAACGTCTACTCCAGCTAACTCTACGGTGATACCTGACCAGTCGGACAATCATTTGAACGACGAACCGCAGCAGTTAACCTGGGAAAATGG AATAGTTCCTGTAAATAATGCCACAGCTGGCTATAAGTCAAAGACTGAAGATACGCTTAACTCGAATGGTGTACTGACTGAAGATACGGAAGAATCATCACAATTTTTACAGAAGTCAGGTACCAACGCCTCATCGCAGATGCAAATTAATTATAAGTCTGGTTCGAAGACCGATGTCTCTAGTACTACGAAAAGAACGCAA GGTTCTGCTGATTTTAGCACgataacgtcgtcgtcgtcgtcgtcatcgacGTTATCGTCGTCCAACGCATCAAAAAGTAATAGTTACGCGAATAGCTCgaacagcaacagcagcagcagtagCAGTGGCGGCGCCGGCAGTACCGTCAGCGCCGGCAGCGGTGCCGGTAAGCTGAACGGATGCAGCACGAATGCGACGTCCGCTTGCCCTAACCAAAAAGCAGTGGCCAGCGGTAGCGTAAACGGTACCGCGACTTCGTTTAGCAGCGCAGCCAGCGGAGGCGGTGCCAGCGGCAGCAACAGCTCTAGTACCGGCAGCTCTCAAGTACCAAAAGGCGTTCCTCCCGTTTGTCCGGCGAATGCTAATAGCGAAACAAGTAGCAGCGGACAACGTCTCAGTTATGCTCAGGTAGCGCAACACCATAAAGAAAAGTCGGAAATCGAGAAACTGCAACAGAATGCCGCCAGTGCGACCGCTGCTCCGGTTACGGCTGCGACGACACCAGCTGCGGCAACATCGAACGCTACCGCCAGCGCGACGTCGCCTCCCGCAACTGCGGCTGCTGCCGTTAATAGTCACCCAGTAACGAATAGTGCCAATACTAATTCTCAGCCGTCGCCGTCAGCGTCCAAAACGACGCACGTCGCCGGCGTTAGTAATTCTACCAATGCTACGAGCTTCGTCGATAACGAAAAGAAAGATGGCGTTCATACGCAATCGACCAAACAAG GTGCAAATAATGGCGGTAGTCAACGCGAACGTTCTGGTAGAGGTAGTCGTCAAAATCAAACCACTAGCGAACGCGAACGTGAGAAAGATCATCCTCCCGGTAAGAATTCGAGACGAGAAAGACGAGAACATGGTTCGAAATTTTCGCAAACATCTTAG
- the Larp4B gene encoding la-related protein 4 isoform X4 — protein sequence MFIKKDQESGYAHMNGDVGKIPAGHQMYPTTHEHYNMSVVGGTPAGDYGLVMNGIESSESHGEHQSTTTSSRGSSSSNAANMNYNADSAAFHPDTGIPLDKLKQMLSTQLEYYFSRENLANDTYLLSQMDNDQYVPIWTVANFNQVKRLTKDIKLITEVLRESPNVQVDEEGLKVRPNHKRCIVILREIPDSTPIEDVKGIFSGENCPKLVSCEFAHNNSWYVTFENDDDAQRAYRYLREEVREFQGKPIMARIKAKPMNRLPISSVPSAVVNMKNGYRTPPGTATPVGAPAPAASAVFEPAPSYQPPPPPPPHTSHQRFLYTNSSTLPPAINYANQLQIYAFQQQPFYHPSMLPHWGPTGQAYFDIGSVFPVNGLAQPTSFTKAQNPRYAARTSSSTRSKARQNSDYRNSISENSLTSSPVGSRPNTKSSSSGGGGGSGGIVNSNSGSSNTSSSTGNQKTHADASRNGTTSNGPTSSESSHLPNKNSPDSNPSTSTASQQRVAVTSNSQDCTQQYIQSKDAALPPRRRKKEDDTSHNNNHITSRTAEGGRSSGHKFDLEADAFPPLPAHIVETPSSVSTSTPANSTVIPDQSDNHLNDEPQQLTWENGIVPVNNATAGYKSKTEDTLNSNGVLTEDTEESSQFLQKSGTNASSQMQINYKSGSKTDVSSTTKRTQGSADFSTITSSSSSSSTLSSSNASKSNSYANSSNSNSSSSSSGGAGSTVSAGSGAGKLNGCSTNATSACPNQKAVASGSVNGTATSFSSAASGGGASGSNSSSTGSSQVPKGVPPVCPANANSETSSSGQRLSYAQVAQHHKEKSEIEKLQQNAASATAAPVTAATTPAAATSNATASATSPPATAAAAVNSHPVTNSANTNSQPSPSASKTTHVAGVSNSTNATSFVDNEKKDGVHTQSTKQGANNGGSQRERSGRGSRQNQTTSEREREKDHPPGKNSRRERREHGSKFSQTS from the exons ATTAGTGATGAATGGCATTGAGTCTTCAGAATCGCACGGAGAGCATCAATCGACAACGACATCATCCAGAGGATCCAGCAGTAGTAACGCCGCCAATATGAATTATAATGCAGATAGCGCGGCGTTTCATCCGGATACCGGCATTCCACTCGACAAATTAAAACAAATGCTTTCAACTCAACTAGAGTATTATTTTTCTAG GGAAAATCTTGCGAACGATACGTACCTTCTATCGCAAATGGACAATGACCAATACGTTCCAATCTGGACAGTTGCAAATTTCAATCAAGTTAAACGTTTgacgaaagatatcaaattgatAACTGAAGTACTCAGAG AATCACCAAACGTGCAAGTGGACGAAGAGGGACTCAAAGTACGACCAAATCATAAACGATGTATCGTAATTTTACGAGAAATACCTGATAGTACTCCTATAGAAGATGTTAAG GGTATATTTTCTGGCGAAAATTGCCCGAAATTAGTATCTTGCGAATTCGCTCATAATAATTCGTGGTATGTCACGTTCGAAAACGACGACGATGCGCAGAGAGCTTACAGATATTTAAGAGAAGAAGTACGCGAATTTCAG GGTAAACCGATAATGGCACGTATCAAAGCCAAACCAATGAACAGACTACCAATAAGTTCGGTGCCTAGTGCGGTAGTTAATATGAAGAACGGCTATCGTACGCCGCCCGGTACCGCAACTCCTGTCGGTGCTCCAGCACCGGCGGCTAGCGCCGTTTTTGAGCCGGCTCCGTCTTACCagccaccgccaccgccgccgcctcATACATCACATCAGAGATTTCTGTATACCAACAGCAGCACGCTCCCTCCTGCCATTAATTACGCTAACCAGTTGCAGATTTAC GCCTTCCAGCAACAACCTTTTTATCATCCTAGTATGCTGCCACATTGGGGACCTACCGGTCAAGCGTATTTCGATATTGGTAGCGTATTTCCAGTTAATGGGCTCGCCCAACCAACGTCTTTCACTAAAGCTCAAAATCCTCGGTATGCTGCTAGAACCAGCAGTAG TACTAGAAGTAAAGCACGTCAAAATAGTGATTATAGAAACAGCATATCGGAAAATAGCCTTACTTCCAGCCCGGTAGGGTCCAGACCAAATACCAAATCTTCATCGAGtggcggcggcggtggcagcGGAGGCATCGTGAATAGCAACAGTGGAAGCTCGAACACTTCGTCGTCGACTGGTAACCAAAAAACGCACGCGGATGCGTCGCGAAATGGTACCACGTCAAACGGACCGACGTCGTCTGAAAGCAGCCATCTTCCGAATAAAAATTCTCCCGATTCGAATCCTTCCACTAGCACAGCATCTCAGCAACGAGTGGCTGTGACTTCAAATTCTCAAGACTGCACTCAACAGTATATCCAATCAAAGGATGCTGCCTTACCGCCAAG GCGTAGAAAAAAAGAAGATGATACGAGTCACAATAACAATCACATTACTAGTAGGACTGCGGAAGGCGGTAGATCTTCTGGCCATAAATTCGATTTGGAAGCCGACGCATTTCCTCCTTTACCAGCTCACATTGTTGAGACTCCTTCATCCGTTTCAACGTCTACTCCAGCTAACTCTACGGTGATACCTGACCAGTCGGACAATCATTTGAACGACGAACCGCAGCAGTTAACCTGGGAAAATGG AATAGTTCCTGTAAATAATGCCACAGCTGGCTATAAGTCAAAGACTGAAGATACGCTTAACTCGAATGGTGTACTGACTGAAGATACGGAAGAATCATCACAATTTTTACAGAAGTCAGGTACCAACGCCTCATCGCAGATGCAAATTAATTATAAGTCTGGTTCGAAGACCGATGTCTCTAGTACTACGAAAAGAACGCAA GGTTCTGCTGATTTTAGCACgataacgtcgtcgtcgtcgtcgtcatcgacGTTATCGTCGTCCAACGCATCAAAAAGTAATAGTTACGCGAATAGCTCgaacagcaacagcagcagcagtagCAGTGGCGGCGCCGGCAGTACCGTCAGCGCCGGCAGCGGTGCCGGTAAGCTGAACGGATGCAGCACGAATGCGACGTCCGCTTGCCCTAACCAAAAAGCAGTGGCCAGCGGTAGCGTAAACGGTACCGCGACTTCGTTTAGCAGCGCAGCCAGCGGAGGCGGTGCCAGCGGCAGCAACAGCTCTAGTACCGGCAGCTCTCAAGTACCAAAAGGCGTTCCTCCCGTTTGTCCGGCGAATGCTAATAGCGAAACAAGTAGCAGCGGACAACGTCTCAGTTATGCTCAGGTAGCGCAACACCATAAAGAAAAGTCGGAAATCGAGAAACTGCAACAGAATGCCGCCAGTGCGACCGCTGCTCCGGTTACGGCTGCGACGACACCAGCTGCGGCAACATCGAACGCTACCGCCAGCGCGACGTCGCCTCCCGCAACTGCGGCTGCTGCCGTTAATAGTCACCCAGTAACGAATAGTGCCAATACTAATTCTCAGCCGTCGCCGTCAGCGTCCAAAACGACGCACGTCGCCGGCGTTAGTAATTCTACCAATGCTACGAGCTTCGTCGATAACGAAAAGAAAGATGGCGTTCATACGCAATCGACCAAACAAG GTGCAAATAATGGCGGTAGTCAACGCGAACGTTCTGGTAGAGGTAGTCGTCAAAATCAAACCACTAGCGAACGCGAACGTGAGAAAGATCATCCTCCCGGTAAGAATTCGAGACGAGAAAGACGAGAACATGGTTCGAAATTTTCGCAAACATCTTAG
- the Larp4B gene encoding la-related protein 4 isoform X2: MFIKKDQESGYAHMNGDVGKIPAGHQMYPTTHEHYNMSVVGGTPAGDYGLVMNGIESSESHGEHQSTTTSSRGSSSSNAANMNYNADSAAFHPDTGIPLDKLKQMLSTQLEYYFSRENLANDTYLLSQMDNDQYVPIWTVANFNQVKRLTKDIKLITEVLRESPNVQVDEEGLKVRPNHKRCIVILREIPDSTPIEDVKGIFSGENCPKLVSCEFAHNNSWYVTFENDDDAQRAYRYLREEVREFQGKPIMARIKAKPMNRLPISSVPSAVVNMKNGYRTPPGTATPVGAPAPAASAVFEPAPSYQPPPPPPPHTSHQRFLYTNSSTLPPAINYANQLQIYAFQQQPFYHPSMLPHWGPTGQAYFDIGSVFPVNGLAQPTSFTKAQNPRYAARTSSRLVSTRSKARQNSDYRNSISENSLTSSPVGSRPNTKSSSSGGGGGSGGIVNSNSGSSNTSSSTGNQKTHADASRNGTTSNGPTSSESSHLPNKNSPDSNPSTSTASQQRVAVTSNSQDCTQQYIQSKDAALPPRRRKKEDDTSHNNNHITSRTAEGGRSSGHKFDLEADAFPPLPAHIVETPSSVSTSTPANSTVIPDQSDNHLNDEPQQLTWENGIVPVNNATAGYKSKTEDTLNSNGVLTEDTEESSQFLQKSGTNASSQMQINYKSGSKTDVSSTTKRTQGSADFSTITSSSSSSSTLSSSNASKSNSYANSSNSNSSSSSSGGAGSTVSAGSGAGKLNGCSTNATSACPNQKAVASGSVNGTATSFSSAASGGGASGSNSSSTGSSQVPKGVPPVCPANANSETSSSGQRLSYAQVAQHHKEKSEIEKLQQNAASATAAPVTAATTPAAATSNATASATSPPATAAAAVNSHPVTNSANTNSQPSPSASKTTHVAGVSNSTNATSFVDNEKKDGVHTQSTKQGANNGGSQRERSGRGSRQNQTTSEREREKDHPPGKNSRRERREHGSKFSQTS, encoded by the exons ATTAGTGATGAATGGCATTGAGTCTTCAGAATCGCACGGAGAGCATCAATCGACAACGACATCATCCAGAGGATCCAGCAGTAGTAACGCCGCCAATATGAATTATAATGCAGATAGCGCGGCGTTTCATCCGGATACCGGCATTCCACTCGACAAATTAAAACAAATGCTTTCAACTCAACTAGAGTATTATTTTTCTAG GGAAAATCTTGCGAACGATACGTACCTTCTATCGCAAATGGACAATGACCAATACGTTCCAATCTGGACAGTTGCAAATTTCAATCAAGTTAAACGTTTgacgaaagatatcaaattgatAACTGAAGTACTCAGAG AATCACCAAACGTGCAAGTGGACGAAGAGGGACTCAAAGTACGACCAAATCATAAACGATGTATCGTAATTTTACGAGAAATACCTGATAGTACTCCTATAGAAGATGTTAAG GGTATATTTTCTGGCGAAAATTGCCCGAAATTAGTATCTTGCGAATTCGCTCATAATAATTCGTGGTATGTCACGTTCGAAAACGACGACGATGCGCAGAGAGCTTACAGATATTTAAGAGAAGAAGTACGCGAATTTCAG GGTAAACCGATAATGGCACGTATCAAAGCCAAACCAATGAACAGACTACCAATAAGTTCGGTGCCTAGTGCGGTAGTTAATATGAAGAACGGCTATCGTACGCCGCCCGGTACCGCAACTCCTGTCGGTGCTCCAGCACCGGCGGCTAGCGCCGTTTTTGAGCCGGCTCCGTCTTACCagccaccgccaccgccgccgcctcATACATCACATCAGAGATTTCTGTATACCAACAGCAGCACGCTCCCTCCTGCCATTAATTACGCTAACCAGTTGCAGATTTAC GCCTTCCAGCAACAACCTTTTTATCATCCTAGTATGCTGCCACATTGGGGACCTACCGGTCAAGCGTATTTCGATATTGGTAGCGTATTTCCAGTTAATGGGCTCGCCCAACCAACGTCTTTCACTAAAGCTCAAAATCCTCGGTATGCTGCTAGAACCAGCAGTAGGTTGGTATC TACTAGAAGTAAAGCACGTCAAAATAGTGATTATAGAAACAGCATATCGGAAAATAGCCTTACTTCCAGCCCGGTAGGGTCCAGACCAAATACCAAATCTTCATCGAGtggcggcggcggtggcagcGGAGGCATCGTGAATAGCAACAGTGGAAGCTCGAACACTTCGTCGTCGACTGGTAACCAAAAAACGCACGCGGATGCGTCGCGAAATGGTACCACGTCAAACGGACCGACGTCGTCTGAAAGCAGCCATCTTCCGAATAAAAATTCTCCCGATTCGAATCCTTCCACTAGCACAGCATCTCAGCAACGAGTGGCTGTGACTTCAAATTCTCAAGACTGCACTCAACAGTATATCCAATCAAAGGATGCTGCCTTACCGCCAAG GCGTAGAAAAAAAGAAGATGATACGAGTCACAATAACAATCACATTACTAGTAGGACTGCGGAAGGCGGTAGATCTTCTGGCCATAAATTCGATTTGGAAGCCGACGCATTTCCTCCTTTACCAGCTCACATTGTTGAGACTCCTTCATCCGTTTCAACGTCTACTCCAGCTAACTCTACGGTGATACCTGACCAGTCGGACAATCATTTGAACGACGAACCGCAGCAGTTAACCTGGGAAAATGG AATAGTTCCTGTAAATAATGCCACAGCTGGCTATAAGTCAAAGACTGAAGATACGCTTAACTCGAATGGTGTACTGACTGAAGATACGGAAGAATCATCACAATTTTTACAGAAGTCAGGTACCAACGCCTCATCGCAGATGCAAATTAATTATAAGTCTGGTTCGAAGACCGATGTCTCTAGTACTACGAAAAGAACGCAA GGTTCTGCTGATTTTAGCACgataacgtcgtcgtcgtcgtcgtcatcgacGTTATCGTCGTCCAACGCATCAAAAAGTAATAGTTACGCGAATAGCTCgaacagcaacagcagcagcagtagCAGTGGCGGCGCCGGCAGTACCGTCAGCGCCGGCAGCGGTGCCGGTAAGCTGAACGGATGCAGCACGAATGCGACGTCCGCTTGCCCTAACCAAAAAGCAGTGGCCAGCGGTAGCGTAAACGGTACCGCGACTTCGTTTAGCAGCGCAGCCAGCGGAGGCGGTGCCAGCGGCAGCAACAGCTCTAGTACCGGCAGCTCTCAAGTACCAAAAGGCGTTCCTCCCGTTTGTCCGGCGAATGCTAATAGCGAAACAAGTAGCAGCGGACAACGTCTCAGTTATGCTCAGGTAGCGCAACACCATAAAGAAAAGTCGGAAATCGAGAAACTGCAACAGAATGCCGCCAGTGCGACCGCTGCTCCGGTTACGGCTGCGACGACACCAGCTGCGGCAACATCGAACGCTACCGCCAGCGCGACGTCGCCTCCCGCAACTGCGGCTGCTGCCGTTAATAGTCACCCAGTAACGAATAGTGCCAATACTAATTCTCAGCCGTCGCCGTCAGCGTCCAAAACGACGCACGTCGCCGGCGTTAGTAATTCTACCAATGCTACGAGCTTCGTCGATAACGAAAAGAAAGATGGCGTTCATACGCAATCGACCAAACAAG GTGCAAATAATGGCGGTAGTCAACGCGAACGTTCTGGTAGAGGTAGTCGTCAAAATCAAACCACTAGCGAACGCGAACGTGAGAAAGATCATCCTCCCGGTAAGAATTCGAGACGAGAAAGACGAGAACATGGTTCGAAATTTTCGCAAACATCTTAG